The following proteins are co-located in the Archocentrus centrarchus isolate MPI-CPG fArcCen1 unplaced genomic scaffold, fArcCen1 scaffold_53_ctg1, whole genome shotgun sequence genome:
- the LOC115777448 gene encoding coxsackievirus and adenovirus receptor homolog, whose product MFVVTSRLCFWICVAVITCSQHHASAEQKIITAESGQNVTLTCRAPKNNIILGVDWSRADLGDEYVLLYRDGHFDSANQHPSFKDQVDLQDKQMKDGDASLILKNVTINDTGTYECRLKQRRTNRRKRAVYDTEPISIINLRVVAPPGPGGSGGLITGLSVPALLLVAAAAAVVF is encoded by the exons atgtttgtTGTAACTTCTCGTTTATGCTTCTGGATATGTGTGGCCGTCATCACTTGTTCACAGCACCATGCTTCTGCGG agcagaaaaTCATCACAGCTGAGTCTGGACAGAACGTCACTCTGACGTGTCGAGCTCCAAAGAACAACATCATCTTAGGTGTAGActggagcagagctgacctggGAGATGAATATGTCCTTTTGTACAGAGATGGACACTTTGATTCAGCCAaccagcatccatcctttaaggaccaggtggatctgcaggacaaacagatgaaggatggagatgCGTCTTTGATCCTGAAGAATGTGACGATTAATGACACTGGAACATACGAGTGCCGCCTGAAACAGAGAAGAACAAACCGCAGGAAGAGAGCTGTTTATGATACTGAGCCCATCAGCATCATCAACCTGAGAGTTGttgctcctccag gtccaggAGGATCTGGTGGACTGATCACTGGTCTCTCAGTTCCTGCTCTGcttcttgttgctgctgctgctgctgttgtatttTGA